The Patescibacteria group bacterium DNA window CGGGTAGAGAGATAACAAAGGAAGAAATAGTTGTAAATGAACCGGTAGTACCGCTCCAGCCCGTTGCTGGTTTTTTGTTTGATTTTTACGGTGTACTCTGTCAATCAAAACGACGTGCTTGGTTTGAGAGTACTATTCCACATATAGAAACGATGTGGCCGCTCATTGTGTGGTTAAACCGCCTGGCGGACGTTGGGCAAATTTCTTTTTCTGACTATGTTTCGCGAGTAGCGAAAGTAGTGCATATGTCAGAGGCTGAGGTGAAGAATGGCCTAGAGCGGGCGGCAGTCATAAATGAAGATGTAGAAAAATTATTGCAGCTGCTGCGACCTCGATATCCTCTCGCTCTTTTAACTAATTCCTCACATGAACTTACTGAAAGAATTTTACGGCGTTTAAATATCGGTCATCACTTTAACGAAATCTTTATATCTTCGCAGATTGGTCTTATTAAACCCCAACCAGAACTGTATCTTTATTCGGCTGCTAAGTTAGGCCTCGTGCCGGAAGGGATAGTGCTCATTGACGACAGTGCGGTGAATGTAACAGGGGCGCGAGCTGTTGGTATGCAGGGAGTAGTCTTTACTACTGTCCCAGATCTCATGCGTGATTTGGCAGCTATGGGCGTTAACTTTTCTTAATATCAGAAAGTATGAAAAGCCGGAACGGTATAGTGGCTCGACGCCAGTTACGAGCTCAAAAGAGTTCGGAGAGGGCAACCGTGTCTGCTCGTTTTTTTAAAACTGGTGTCGGGCAATACGGCGAGGGAGATACATTTTTAGGACTTACCGTGCCGATGGTTCGCACAGTTGTTAAAAATTTTCCCAATCTGTCTCCACAAGAGACAAAAACATTTTTGACATCTCCCTGGCATGAAGAACGATTGTTCGCCCTGTTGGTACTAGTTCGGCAGTATGAGTGTGGAGATGCGCATGTACGTCAGCGCATTGCTGGTTTTTATGTGCGTAATCGTCGGTACATTAACAACTGGGATTTGGTTGATGTATCGGCAGATAAAATTCTTGGCGCACATTGCTTTGAAAATTCGTCAGTGATTTTGTATAAGCTTGCAAAGTCAAAAAATCTTTGGGACAGGCGAATTGCCATACTTGCGACTTTCTTTTTTATTAGAAAAGGTCAGTACAGTCAGACCCTACGTATTGCAGGTATGTTGCTCAAAGATAAACAGGACCTTATACATAAGGCGGTTGGCTGGATGCTGCGGGAGATGGGTAAGCGTTCACTATCGACAGAAGAAACGTTTTTAAAGCGTTACGCAAAAGTGATGCCGCGGACAATGTTGCGTTACGCCATTGAGCGGTTTCCGGAGACAAAGCGCCAACAGTATTTGGATATAAAGCATTGAGCGGTTGTTGTTGGTGAGCCGCGGTCGGTTTACTTTTATCGTTGCCTTCGTTAGGATTTCACCTGTATGAGTGATTCCACCATAAAAACAGGACAATTATCGGATGCTGAATGGAAAGAGAAACTTTCTGCCGAGCAGTATGCGGTGTTGCGACAGTGCGGAACAGAAGCGCCGTTTACGGGAAAGTACTATAAGCACGATGAAGATGGTACGTATCTTTGCGCTGCTTGTGGTGCGTCTCTTTTTGGGTCTGATACAAAATTTGAATCGGGTAGCGGCTGGCCGAGTTACTATAAACCGGTTGATGAAGCAAACATTGCCATGAGTGAGGATGGTAGCCTAGGGACATCACGAACAGAAGTAAAATGTGCGACGTGTGGTGGACACTTGGGGCATGTTTTTGATGACGGCCCAACACCAACAGGGCTTCGGTATTGCATTAATTCAGCAGCGCTCAATTTTAAAAAGAAGGATGTCTAATATTTCTGATAAACCAACACTTGGGTTTTGGGGCAAATTAAGGCGCCCCTTTTTTGTACTGGCGCCAATGGCGAACGTCACTGATGCGGCGTTTCGACGGATTATTGCAACGTATGGGAAACCAGATGTTACCTACACGCAATTCGTTTCCGCTGATGGACTCTGTTCACCTGGTCGCAAGGTGCTTGTTCGTGATTTGGACTATGACGAGCGTGAGCGGCCAATCGTAGCGCAGCTTTTTAGTTCACAGCCAGAACGTATGCGGCAGGCAGCCAGTCTGGTGCGTGAGCTTGGTTTTGATGGGGTAGATATTAATATGGGTTGCCCAGACAGGAATGTAGAGAAGCAAGGTGCTGGAGCAGCGCTTATTAAAACGCCAAGCTTAGCGCTTGAACTTATTGCTGCTGCCCAGGATGGTGCTCAGGGTCTGCCGGTTTCCGTTAAAACACGCATCGGTTATAAAGAGAACGAGCTCGATTCGTGGTTGCCGCAATTATTATCGACAAAACCTGCCGCAATTATTGTTCATGCTCGCACCAGAAAAGAAATGTCGCGTGTGCCGGCACGCTGGGATGTGGTGGCTGACGCAGTTCGCTTGGCGGCTGGCAGCGGCACGTTATTAATTGGTAATGGGGATGTGGAAAGTATCACTCAAGGAAAAGAACGAGTAGCGCAGAGTGGCTGCGACGGGGTGATGCTCGGGCGAGCAATTTTTGGGAACCCGTGGTTGTTTAGTGGAAGAGAGGTGACAAACGTTGATGAGCGGATAAGAGCGATGGTAGAGCACGCTACATTATTTGAGGAACTGTTGGGGGATATAAAACCTTTTCATATTATGAAGAAACATTTTAAGTCGTATCTTGGAACTTTTCCCGGTGTGCGAGATTTGCGAGCTGAATTAATGAGGAGTTCAAATGCAGCAGACGTGAAGCGCATAATCATTGCATGGAAAGAAATACATACAGCGGCAACCTATGAGTAAAAAAAGAGTTTTTATAATTCATGGCTGGGAGGGGAGTCCAGACAATCATTGGTTTCCATGGTTGAAGCGCGAACTTGAGTCGCGTGACTATGTTGTAATTGCTTCGCAATTTCCAGGCGAGCAACATCCAGTGCTTGCTATGTGGTTAACTGAGTTATCTCGGATTGTGGGTGAGGTTGATAGTGAAACATACTTTGTTGGTCATAGTCTTGGGTGCATTACTATTTTGAAATATTTAGAAACAGTACCCGTTGGAACGAATGTTGCTGGAGCAATTTTAGTAGCAGGTTTTATAAGTTCATTAGGTATTCCTGAAATTGAAAATTTTATTGCAGTGCCAGTTGATGCAATGCGAATTCGGGCAGCCTGTTCAAAAATAGTTGCGTTTCAATCAACGAATGACGATTTCGTATCGCTGGCACACGGCGAGGTTTTGCGGGATGAACTTGGTGCAAAGTTAGTTGTTGTAGAAAACGCCGGGCATTTTTGCGCAGAGGATGGATATGAAAGTTTTCCAAGTTTATTAGAGAAGTTACTCGCGCTGTAACTTTTGTTCAATCTGGCTGCGTTCGCTAGGGATTTTCCTATCCCCATAGCGAAGGCACCACAGCAACCGCATTCTGGCATAGCTGTATTACTGGCCGTGCTGTATGACGAACAATTAAGTGAGGAGTTCACGGCCAGACTGTGCCAGAGTGCGATAGGTCGCGTAAGGGCCGGAGTGAGGGTGCCCCTTTTCTGTTTACTCTTTTGGGCAAGCAAAAGAGTAATGAAATATACCTTGACAATCCCACCCTTTTATGCAAAACTTCGCAGTTACCCAATAACCATATTCGCTATGAAAAAGCGTAGTGCAGCAACTATCATGACGCTCTTCCTCACACTCGTTACTGTGTTGGGTTTGTCTGCTGAACGAGTAATTGCCGCGCCGGTTGAGGCCGAGATGGTGAATGATGCAACTTGCAAAAAAGATGTGCGCACTGATACAACCGCTTTCGAGTCAGTAACCGAGGCAGAGGCGGGTGTTGTTGAAGTTTTGTTTCGGGTTCGCCCAACTATGAAAACGAGCGCTGTAGTAGTAGATGGAACCTATGACAGGATAGTTTCCAGATACTACGAAGCAAAAGTTACGAAGCAAAAAACTACGTACCGCTGTGTTGCAGAACGAGTGCTGAAGGATGGCCGTTTTGGTGAGCCGAGTCATCGGTTTGTGGAGTGGTATGACGGGAAAGGGAAGGGAGAACTCACTGTTACCTCGTACTACGAAGTTTTAGATAGTGAGCGGCCGTTGGCTGGTATTACTTTGTTCGTAGGGGCTTATACGGTATCGCTGTCATCGAACGACGCGAGTACAATTGGTCCACTTGAAAACTGGCAGGAAATTGATTTAGCAATACTGAGCGTTAAAATGCAGAACGCAACGAAGAAGTTGGCTGCAGATACTGCTCGCAATTTTGTACTTACTAATTATCTTGTCGGAGAACCTGAGGTGGTTGATATCTCGACGGGTTATGTGATTGGGCTCGAGCAATCAGGGGTAACGGTTATGGTAACTCCCGCCGAAGCTGCAAGCGTGCAGCAGCGTTTACTTTTGAAGAATAGTACTGGAAGTTTGCTGCGCAGTCGGGAAGAAAGAGTCTTGCACCATTATAGTGATTTCTACTTTTTCCCATCACTCGGCTGGGGTGGAGGTCATATCACTACCCGCACTGAAAAACATTGGGTTGGAGAATTGTTTACCACAGAAAAAGGAAAGTTTGTAGGTTCTCACTTCATGCTTGTCGAAGTAAGTCCAAGCAACAGCACTTCTGATTATTGGTTTACCGGTAAAGGCATAGTTCGTTAGTCTTCACCCTCGCTATAATTAACCGTACTGCGTACTGCGTACTGCGTACTGCGTACTGCGTACTGCGTACTTCTGCTATCCTTTGGCTATGACTATTGGTATTGATGCTTCTCGCGCCAATCGAACTCAGAAAACCGGGGTTGAGTGGTATGCGCATGACCTCATTGAGGCTTTAAAACGAGTTATCCCATCGACCGTGTCGGTTGTTCTTTATAGTGATACGCCGTTAGCGGGTCGATTAGGATTACTCCCAACACATTGGGAGAGTCGGGTGCTGGCTTGGCCACCAAAGCGACTGTGGACGATTTTGCGTTTGTCGTACGAAATGTTTAAGAGACCGCCCGATGTACTCTTTGTGCCATCGAGTGCACTGCCGCTCGTTACCCCGCGCCGCACAGTAACAACGCTACATGACATTGGTTTTGTGCAGGTACCCGAAGCGTACAGAGTACGTTCACGATGGTACCTTCGTTTCAACGCCTGGCGAACTGTTCGTCGTTGCAAGATTGTGTTGACCATTTCCACCTGGATGCAGCAGCAAATTAAAGACGTTTATGGCATTTCTTCCGATAGGCTTGTCGTGACTCCACTGGCAGCACGGGCGGCTGCAAGTACCGAGGATTCCGGCGCAGTTGCCATTCGATATGGCATTAAAGGGCCGTACTTTTTTTTCAGTGGTCGTTATGAGTATAAAAAAAATCTTGATACCATAGTGCCGGCGTTTGCTCGTTTTCGCGCGACCGACGCCAGTGGTCATTCATTAGTGCTGTGCGGTACCCGCGGCTATGGGGCCGCACTCGTGGACCGGGTACTTACTGTTGTTGGCCGTGAACGAGTGGTGGAACTTTCCTGGATTCCTGAAAGCGACCGGGCGGCACTACTCGCCGGCGCAACCGCGCTCGTATTCCCAACCCGTTACGAAGGTTTTGGGTTACCCATTTTAGAAGCCTTTGCTGCTGGCGTGCCAGTCATTACGAGCAGTAACAGCGCCACGGCCGAAGTAGCAGGTGAAGCAGCACTTCTTGTTGACCCATCATCTGTTCAAAAGATTACTGATGCCATGGCGCGTCTGGCTGAGGATTCTGCTTTGCGTGAACAGTTGATTGCAGCCGGCAAAATTAGGGTCGCTGCGTTTACGTGGGAGCGTACCGCACAGTTGACGTGGCGGGCGCTCATGCTTGCTGCAGTCGGTAAGGACTAAGACGGTTTTGATTGGTACTTTGCTATACTATAAGAATGAAAGACAGTATTGGACAAAAGGCCTGGCGAAATTACTTTGAACGTGCCCATAAGCAACATGCCTTAACCCACGCCTATCTGTTTATTGGTCCAGCGCAAAGTGGTAAGGGGATGTTTATGACGTGGCTGGCCGGGTTACTATTGGGTTCTTCGCCTCTTGAACATCCTGATTACGTTGTACTTTCGCAAGATGAAGCGACCCTCGTTACACCGATTGAGAACGTTCGGACGTTTATGCGAATCCTCGAGTTGTCGCCGATAGCAGGGGAGTATAGAGTTGCGGTTATTCAAAATCTTGAACGGCTCAGCGTACAGGGGTACAACGCACTACTGAAGACACTAGAGGAGCCACCTCGACACGTTATTTTACTAGTAGCAGCAGAAAGCCTTGACCAACTTCCGGCGACGGTGTGCTCGCGATTACAAATTTGTCGTTTTCGACCAACCCCACGGGCTGAACTGGCAAAGGCGTTGCAAGCTGCTGGCGCAACGCCACCTCAGGCGGACAGCATGGCTGCGGCAGCTATGGGGCGTGTCGGCGCAGCAGTTGGGTGGCTTCATCAACCGTCTGAGTTCGCTCGTCATCAGGCAGAGGCAGCGCTGTTTGCAAAACTTTTACGTCAGCCGATTGGCGATAGGTTCGCATACACCGAAACTATTGCAAAAGAAGCGGCGTGTACTCGTATTGAACTTGATCGATTATTGGGACATTGGTTGATTATACTCAGGGATGTTGCGTTGACTGCTTCGAATCAGCCGGGGCTTGTGGCCAGTCCGTACTTGAAAGCAGATCTAGAAGTAATTGCTCGTGCGGCATCGATGAAAGAATGGCTCTTGACGATTCGGTCACTTGAGCTTGCTCGAGAGCGAATTCGTACGTATGCTAACCGACGGCTTACCTTGAACACATTTTTTCTTACCATACCTCTATGACCTCACGTCTTTGGCAGCAACGTTTACTGTTTGCCGCCTTGCCGTTTTCATTATTTTTGGGTGGCTGTATCACAGACTCTCTTTTTGGTGGTGGAACTGCGGAGCCTGTGGCGCCGGCAGGTGTCTATCGTTCAACTGATCACGGTGACACGTGGGCAACAGTGAACCAAGTGCTAACCGTTGGGGGTGAACGTTTGACCATGGACGACGTGAATGTTCGAGCTATCACCCTTGATCCAACTGATAGACAAACAGTGTACGTTGGTACCTCTGGCAATGGTTTGTACTACACCTATGACGCTGCGCGGCGCTGGTGGCAATCTGGGCCAATACGCAGCGGTTCAATTAATGCCATTGCTATTCCAAACGATGTTGCCAAACGGTGCACTGTTTATCTTGCTTCGGCGAATAGAGTATTAAAGACGATTGATTGCGGACGATTTTGGGAGCAAGTGTATTTTGATACCCGAACCAATGAACTCACCAAGAGTTTGCTTGTGCACCAGAAAAATCCAGACACTGTGTTTATAGGAATGTCGACTGGTGAAGTGCTCCGTAGCAAAGATGCAGGCACGAGCTGGGAAACGGTGGCCCGCATGCAAGGTTCGGTTATTCAATTACTCTCGGCGCCCTTAAATCCAGAATTACTCTACGCACTTGTGGCGAAAAAGGGCGTATGGGTATCAGAAGATGGTGGCACTACCTGGACTGACGCGGGTGAAACCATGAAGAAAGATTTTAAAGGGTCGGAGGTAGTTACTGCGGCAGCGATTGATACGTCTCGACCCGACACGTTTATTGTGGCGTCTAAGTATGGCTTAGTGCGGACAACCGATGCTGGTAAAACCTGGGTGGCGCTTTCTCTGTTAACGCCAACGGGTAAAATTACCATTACTGACGTGGCGCTTCGGCCAGATAACAGTAGTGAGTTATACTACACAACGCCGACGACATTTTATCGTTCTTATGACGCTGGTGGTACGTGGGAAACACAGCCATTACCGGCTATAAACGCTAATGCCAAAATTATTGTTGACCCTAAGGTTAACGGCTTACTGTACTTAGGTATTGCTCGCATCGTGCAGCAGCAAGAGAGTCTCATTGGATTTTAGCTATGCAGCCAATCGTTACCGATAGTCGTAAAGAATTTGAAAGTGCCGTGGAGCATATGGGAAGCGAGCTTCAAGCTATACGAGGGAATCGGGCACACCCGAGTATTGTTGAAAATATAAAAGTCGTGGCGTATGGCAGCGAAGTGCGACTCAAGGAGATGGCCACCATCACCGTGCCAGACGCACGAACATTGCAGGTGCAGCCGTGGGACAAGAGCGTGTTGAAAGATATGGAGCGGGCCTTGCAACAGGCTGAACTGGGCATGGGTATAAAGAATGATGGGTTAGGTATACTGCTTTCTTTGCCGTCGCTCACCGCTGAGACCAGAGCGCAGCTCGTCAAAGTACTTGGCCAGAAATTAGAAACTGGTCGTGTTCAAGTTCGTCAGGTACGAGAACGGGTTCGGGAGGCGGTGGCGAAAGCGGAGCGTGAAAAGGAGCTGACTGAGGATGATCGTTTTGCGGCCAATAAAGATATTGATGAGTTAACGAAAGAGTATTTAGCACAAATTGAAGCAATGGCTGAACGAAAAACCACTGAGATAAATACCATTTAATATGACTGGTGCTGTCGCATTTATCTTTGCGCTCCTTCTCCTCATTCTCGTGCATGAGTTTGGGCATTTTATAGTTGCTCGATTGTCTGGTGTGGCGGTGGATGAATTTGGTTTTGGTTTCCCGCCGGCGATTCGGCGCTGGCAAGTAGGTAAGACGGTACTTTCTTTAAATTGGTTGCCATTTGGTGGCTTCGTTCGTTTGAAAGGTGAAGATGGTGAAGATCAGTCGCTGGATAGTTTTGGCGCCCAACCAGTTTGGAAGCGGTTTAGTATTGTTGCCGCTGGAGTAGTAATGAATATGCTGCTCGCGCTCGTTCTTTTTACGGCTGTGTTTACAGTTGGCGCTCCTCAAGATATTACGGCCGGAATTCCGAATGGTGCAACCGTAGAGAATATTCGGCAGCAAGTTGTTGCGGTACTGCCAGAAAGTCCGGCCGCTGAGGTGCTAACACCAGGGGAAACAATAGTAGCGATTGATGGCACTGCCTTCGAGAGTGTTCAAGACTTGCAAGTTTATGTACGCGAACACGTCGATCAGCCGCTATCAGTACTTGTTGCTACCGCTCAAGAAAAAACCACCCGCATCGTTACCATTACCCCGAAGGAACTTAGTGTGGCCGGGGCGACGACTCCAGTTGTTGGCATGGGTGTGCAACTGGCCGTCATAGCGGACGTACAATTTCCAATTTGGCGAGCGCCATTGATAGCGGCCGAGACCTTATGGTCACAACTTTCGGCTATCGGCACTACCTTGTCGACAGCGCTCATGAATTTGCTCAGAGGCGTACCGAGTACCGTTGATATTGCTGGCCCCATTGGTATTGCGGCGGTGACGGGTTCAGTGGTGTCACTAGGGCTCCCGACATTCATACAATTTGTTGCGCTCCTGTCGCTTAATTTAGCCTTTGTTAATTTACTACCCATTCCGGCATTAGATGGTGGCCGGATGGCGTTCCTAATAATTGAAGCTGTTCGACGTAAACCGGTGTCTGCGATTATTGAAGCTCGCTTCCACCGTATTGGTTTCGCAGCCTTACTCTTGCTCCTCTGTATTGTTACCTATGCCGATATTGGTCACCTCATTCGGTTCGGGAACGTATGGTAAATCGGTATACATCAAGCATTATCCTCAGCATCGGCCTTCTTTTTGTTGGCTTTGTGATTGTGCGGCCAGCGCCAGTTCGTGCCGCCTCATTATTTGACGCATCAGTGGAAATCGTTCGAGATGGTTCCGGTAAACTTTTTGGCGTGGTGAATGGTCAATGGCACCATTTCCGCTCACTGGATATTTTTAAGTCGTACGCGTACACCGGGAAGACTATTAGAGAGGTGACCACCGAAAAGACGGCAACGGTACGCTATATTATTTCCTCTCTTGGCTCACGAGTGTATCAGGTTGATGAAGTAACTGGTCAGAAACTTTGGTTTCCAAATGAAGCAAGCTTTTTGAATGCTGGTGGCAAGTGGAATGAAATCGTGCGGGTGAGTGGAGAAGATAGTCGCGCCTATGAGAACGCCAGACTAGTAAAATCGGCCGATGACGCAGCGGTATATTTTTTGGATATAGCGCAGGGAACGCGAGCATTGATTGGGAGTGCCGAAGATTTTTTAAAGGCTAATTTTCAGTGGCATAGAATACTTACCGTGCCACCTAGTTTACTTGCCGCCTATCGTGACGTTGGCATGTTTGATGCGTCGACACCAGTAGAACCACTGCCGACAAACAACAGTACCGGTCTGCAGGTTGAGTTGCGCACTATTGTAGCGAGCGCCATACCCACAGGCACAGTGCGAAACGCGGTCGCCACGCTTTCATTGAAGGCTGCTCAACAATCGGTGGTGGTTACGGGTGTCACGCTCACCAAGCAAGGATTCTTACCGGACAATTATTTTTCCGGCGTGAGTCTGAGCGACGAAGATGGTGTGCTATTGGGGCGTCCGCAGCGCTTCGCCGATGGTCGTGTTCAATTTTCATTTGGTAACGGAATTTTAGTTGATGCCAGTGGAAAAGCACTAACCGTAAACGTTGATACGACGAGCGAAGTTGTGGCTGGTGCTCAAAGTAGTTTTACCCTAAGTATTCAAAAATCATCCGACATTCAAACAGCCCAGGCCGTGTCGGTTCCCGGGACCTTTCCCTTAGTAACCACCAGTATCGGCGTTATAAACGGCGTAAACCGCATTGGTGGCTTAGTGGTTGACTCGGTGGTTTTGAGTACGGGCATGAGGGATATTCGGGTTGGAACGAAGAGTCAAGATTTAACTCGATTCCGAGTAACCGCCAGTGGAGGTGAGGCAGTGCTCTTGAAGTCCATTGTGCTTCATGGGGTGGGTAGCGCTGCGTTTGGAGATTTTACTGGTTATAAATTTATTGACGACAATAACAAAGTGGTGGCGACCGGTTCCAGTAAGCAGGCTGGTTTATTGCTCATGACATTTATAAAGGACTATGCGATTGGCGCTGGTGAGTCAAGGACACTAACCCTGCGTGCTGATGTTGTGGGTGGGGGAGAGAGGACAATGCAATTTTTGATTGAAAACGATTTTGACGTCTACGCTACGGGTAAGAGCTATGGCTATGGCCTTGCCACGTCGGCCGCAGCCACGGAAAATGGGTTTCCCGTTGGGAATGGTAGCGCCTCATCTTCATTTAACACGGTTCGTTTAATCGGTGGTGATGTGGTCGTGGCGCTTTCTGCTAAGAGTCCAAGTGGGGCAATTACTCGAGGTACCTCCGAAGCAGTGTTGGCACTTATTGAAGTGCGAACGACTGGTGAGGCGGTGCGTTGGGATCGACTTGATTTGCAACTGACAACCACGGCGCCGCATACGGCACTTTTGGAGTCTATCCGTTTGAGGCCGGTTGGGGGTAGTGCCGTTGGAACCATCAACAGTGCGGCGGTGCTAAACAAGCCAGCAACCTTGACTCTTACTTCCAGTGCAATCATCTCGGCGAGTAAGTCCGTTGTGTATGAGGTGGTTGGACGCGTGAGTGAATCAGCCACTGCAACTGATAGCTACATGCTGACAATTACGAATGCGCATTTTACTGTTTCGGGAAAAACAGAAACACGGACCGTTACCGGACCGATAGTGAGTGCTGTGCGGCCAGTGCGGGAGGTGTCGCTACTCGTGCGCAACGACCCACAGTTTACTGATGTGGCAGCGGTCGCCGGACAAGCAAAGGTGAAAGTTGGTCGATTAACGTTTCAAGTGGGGGCTGGCGAAGATGTACGTATTGCTGAAGTCTCACTTGAGCCGGTGGGAGGAAGTCAGTTGCGTTTCAGTGAGGGGTTTGCCAATTTGAAGTTGGGTCAAGCGACGATCGCAACGCCGAGCGGTGGTACGTATCGTTTTTCTCTCTCCACGATTGTATATGCTGGTCGGGAGACTGACCTCGATATATATATTGATACAACCTTGGCGGCAGCGAACACTGCAGTGCAGTTCCGAGTAGCTGATGTTGTTGCGTATGGTCGAACCTCTGGGGCACGTCTTAGTGTACCTATTGGTGATACTACGACGCCGGCCGTTTTGTTTAAGAAGAGTGAGCTCCTTATTGCTACGGACGCAACATTTACCGGCGGGTCTCGCCAAGGCGGCAAGGGAATAGTTGTTGGTCGCTTTGTGCTGTCGGCCAGCGGTTCTGAGGACATCAGAATTGATGGCATTACCGTATCAGAGGCCGCTGGTTCGAGCGGTATGACGGTGACTCGTGGGTATAAGAATTTGAGATTAGTGGATGCAGAAGTAAACCGATCAAGAAGCCGGACGCAGATTAGCCCCGTCGGCGGTAGCGGTGGCGATCGATTAACAGCCGGGCCAACATTAGCACCCAATCAGCGTATGGTGCTTAATATTGTCGTTGATGCGGAGCAAGTTTCTACTGATGACCACCTGCAATTGATTGTTCGAGGTGTAGAGGGTAGCGGACGAGATTCTCGACTGATTCTTGGTGCCGCTGGTGTACCGTTGTTATTACCCGAAGTGACTTTCTAACATCGACTCATCATTCATCCCCTTTTTGACGGGGGACAGGAAACTCCGTACAATGACTCGACTGTACGGAGTTTTTTGAGTTTAAGAGACTAATCAGTATATGCGTCAAACTGCACTCTTCGGAAAAACATTGCGCACAGCACCTAAGGACGAGCAGAGTGTTAACGCACAATTGCTTGAGCGTGGTGGCTACGTGCAAAAACTCATGGCCGGCGTTTATTCGTATTTGCCACTTGGTTTTCAAGTTCTCAAACGTATCGAAGCTATTATTCGAGAAGAGATGGAAAGTATCGGCGCCCAAGAGCTTTTACTGCCGGCGCTGCATCCAAAAGAGAACTGGGTGGTGACTGGGCGTTGGTCGGGACCAGATCCATTGTATCGTGTGCAGGATGAATCAGGGAGAGAGTTTGCCTTAGGCAGTACGCACGAGGAAATTATTACACCGCTCGTTGGTCGTGATATTGCTTCGTATCGCGATCTTCCCTTCGCGCTTTACCAGTTTCAAACAAAGTTTCGAGCGGAACTTCGCGCTAAGTCTGGCGTGCTGCGTGGTCGAGAGTTCATCATGAAAGATTTGTATTCTTTTCACGCATCCGAAGCCGATCTTGATAGTTATTACGACAAGGTTTTAGCAGTCTACCGCCGCATTTTTGAACGTACCGGAATTGGCGAAGCGACGTTGCTGACGTATGCGTCTGGTGGAACGTTCGCCAAATATTCTCATGAGTTCCAAACCCTGACCGCTGCTGGCGAAGACACAATTTATGTTTGTGATACCTGCCATCTCGCAATAAATGAAGAGATTCTAGCTGATCAACCAGCGTGTCCAACATGCAAGGCGCCAACTGCCGGTTTGCGACGTGAAAAAGCAATTGAAGTCGGTAACATTTTTAAGCTCAAAACG harbors:
- a CDS encoding aminoacyl--tRNA ligase-related protein, with translation MRQTALFGKTLRTAPKDEQSVNAQLLERGGYVQKLMAGVYSYLPLGFQVLKRIEAIIREEMESIGAQELLLPALHPKENWVVTGRWSGPDPLYRVQDESGREFALGSTHEEIITPLVGRDIASYRDLPFALYQFQTKFRAELRAKSGVLRGREFIMKDLYSFHASEADLDSYYDKVLAVYRRIFERTGIGEATLLTYASGGTFAKYSHEFQTLTAAGEDTIYVCDTCHLAINEEILADQPACPTCKAPTAGLRREKAIEVGNIFKLKTKYSAPFAVHYTDEHGVAQPVIMGCYGIGLGRLMGAIVEVHHNDAGIIWPAAVAPFDCHVIAVGGDATILSAAEQLYNELRQRGVRVLLDDRDLTAGAKFADADLIGIPLRLVVSAKTIAAGKHELRNRATDETEMIAADRVVAEVVRRTLGV